In one Grus americana isolate bGruAme1 chromosome 1, bGruAme1.mat, whole genome shotgun sequence genomic region, the following are encoded:
- the PPME1 gene encoding protein phosphatase methylesterase 1 yields the protein MSALEKQLHLGRLPPRPPLPGGGGQSGSKMRMGPGRKRDFSPVLWNQYFESMEDVVVENETGKDTFRIYKSGLEGPVLLLLHGGGHSALSWAVFTSAIINRIQCRIVALDLRGHGETKVRNPEDLSAETMSKDVGNVVEALYGDLPPPIMLIGHSMGGAIAVHTAVANLVPSLLGLCMIDVVEGTAMDALNSMQNFLRSRPKTFKSLENAIEWSVKSGQIRNLESARVSMVGQVKQCEGAASPECPKAIVEGIIEEEEEEEEDEEGGGSVNKRKKEDDTETKKEHLYTWRIELAKTEKYWDGWFRGLSNLFLSCPTPKLLLLAGVDRLDKDLTIGQMQGKFQMQVLPQCGHAVHEDAPDKVAEAVATFLIRHRFTEPIGGFQCVFPAC from the exons ATGTCGGccctggagaagcagctgcaCCTGGGTCGCCTCCCGCCGCGGCCCCCTTTGCCCGGTGGCGGCGGCCAGTCCGGCTCTAAGATGCGCATGGG CCCTGGAAGAAAGCGTGATTTTTCACCAGTGCTTTGGAACCAGTACTTTGAATCTATGGAGGATGTTGTGGTAGAAAATGAGACTGGCAAGGAT ACTTTTCGAATTTACAAAAGTGGATTGGAGGGGCCTGTCTTACTGCTGCTACACGGTGGAGGCCACTCTGCTCTTTCCTGGGCCGTATTTACT TCTGCAATCATTAACAGGATTCAGTGTAGGATTGTGGCTTTAGATCTCCGAGGCCATG gaGAAACAAAAGTTAGGAATCCTGAAGATCTGTCTGCAGAGACTATGTCAAA AGACGTAGGAAACGTGGTTGAAGCTCTGTATGGGGACCTTCCTCCCCCTATCATGCTGATCGGGCACAGCATGGGGGGTGCCATCGCAGTGCACACGGCAGTCGCAAATTTGGTGCCAAGTTTACTGGGTCTGTGCATGATTGATGTTGTGGAAG GTACAGCCATGGATGCGTTGAACAGCATGCAGAACTTCTTAAGGAGTCGTCCCAAAACATTCAAGTCACTTGAGAATGCCATTGAGTGGAG tgtAAAAAGTGGACAAATAAGAAATCTTGAATCTGCCAGAGTTTCTATGGTCGGTCAAGTCAAACA ATGCGAAGGGGCTGCCAGTCCTGAGTGTCCTAAAGCCATAGTGGAGGGTATTattgaagaagaggaggaggaggaagaggatgaggaagggggAGGCTCTgtcaataaaaggaagaaagaagatgacACAGAG acaAAGAAGGAGCATTTATACACGTGGCGAATTGAACTGGCAAAAACAGAAAAGTACTGGGATGGCTGGTTCAGGGGTTTATCTAACCTCTTCCTAAGCTGTCCGACTccaaagcttttgcttttagcTG GTGTTGACAGGCTGGATAAAGATCTAACAATTGGACAGATGCaag GGAAGTTTCAGATGCAGGTCCTCCCGCAGTGCGGCCACGCGGTCCATGAAGATGCTCCAGACAAG